From the genome of Winogradskyella forsetii, one region includes:
- a CDS encoding zinc metallopeptidase, with translation MMGYYILIGAIALVSWLVSNQLKRKFAKYSKVQLRNGLSGREIAEKMLADNGIYDVEVISTPGQLTDHYNPKNKTVNLSESVYNQRNAASAAVAAHECGHAVQHAQAYSALGMRSALVPIVSVTSGMSQWLVIGGLILGAAAGVGLGYWVAVAGLVFMGFATLFSFITLPVEYDASNRALAWLKNKNMVTPEEYAGSEDALKWAARTYLVAAIGALASLLYWALQVFGGRD, from the coding sequence ATGATGGGATATTACATACTGATTGGTGCTATTGCCTTAGTGAGCTGGTTAGTTAGTAATCAACTTAAACGTAAGTTCGCTAAGTACTCTAAGGTACAATTGCGCAACGGTTTATCAGGAAGAGAGATTGCAGAAAAGATGTTGGCTGATAACGGTATTTACGACGTAGAAGTGATTTCTACACCAGGACAATTAACAGATCATTACAACCCAAAAAATAAAACCGTTAACTTAAGTGAATCGGTTTACAACCAACGCAATGCGGCTTCGGCTGCGGTTGCTGCCCACGAGTGTGGCCATGCTGTACAACATGCACAAGCCTATAGTGCATTAGGTATGCGTTCTGCTTTGGTACCCATTGTAAGTGTGACCTCTGGGATGTCGCAATGGTTAGTTATTGGTGGCTTAATTTTAGGAGCTGCTGCCGGAGTCGGCCTAGGCTATTGGGTTGCTGTTGCAGGTCTGGTTTTTATGGGCTTTGCCACATTATTTAGCTTTATCACCTTACCTGTAGAATACGACGCAAGTAACAGAGCTTTGGCTTGGTTAAAAAACAAGAATATGGTAACACCAGAAGAATATGCTGGTTCTGAAGACGCACTTAAATGGGCGGCAAGGACTTATTTGGTGGCTGCAATTGGTGCATTGGCTTCGTTGTTGTATTGGGCACTTCAGGTTTTTGGTGGTAGAGATTAA
- a CDS encoding very short patch repair endonuclease, with protein sequence MLYSKEKIKVPRFNEESGFYTTKKRSKIMSKIRAKNTKPELLFRKALWKKGVRYRVDSKKLPGRPDVSIKKYKLAIFIDGEFWHGYNWDERKDKLKSNRGFWIPKIERNMQRDREVNDQLTELGFTIFRFWDHEVKNNLKTCINDVMVYLDMAKPIEQI encoded by the coding sequence ATGTTGTATTCCAAAGAAAAAATAAAAGTACCAAGATTCAATGAGGAATCAGGCTTCTATACCACAAAGAAACGCTCAAAAATAATGAGTAAAATTCGTGCTAAGAACACCAAACCAGAACTGTTATTTCGCAAAGCACTTTGGAAAAAAGGCGTACGTTATCGTGTCGATAGCAAAAAACTACCAGGACGACCAGATGTAAGTATTAAAAAATACAAATTGGCTATTTTTATTGATGGCGAGTTTTGGCATGGCTATAACTGGGATGAGCGAAAAGACAAACTAAAAAGCAATCGTGGGTTTTGGATACCCAAAATTGAACGGAATATGCAGCGCGATCGTGAAGTCAACGACCAACTTACGGAACTAGGTTTTACCATTTTTAGATTTTGGGATCACGAAGTCAAAAACAATCTGAAGACTTGTATTAATGATGTGATGGTGTATTTGGATATGGCAAAACCAATCGAACAAATTTGA
- a CDS encoding Bax inhibitor-1/YccA family protein, with amino-acid sequence MENQFPNESQGKIMIGSLSDVDRVAFYKKTYAHVAGGVLAFILFEYLLLQSDTIVDFMLSMTEGYKWLLMLGGFMLATNYAEGMALRTSDKNMQYLAYGIYIFFEALIFVPMIYIAAFYMESGPEILNQAAIVTLALFTGLSAAVLMTKTDFSFLKTGLTIGFFIAIGLIIAGTIFGFNLGLWFSVAMCLLAGGSILYQTSNLVKKYGVEDYIPAALGLFASLMLLFWYILRIFMSRD; translated from the coding sequence ATGGAAAATCAATTCCCAAACGAATCCCAAGGAAAAATCATGATTGGCAGTCTTTCAGATGTTGATCGTGTTGCCTTTTACAAAAAAACTTACGCGCACGTTGCAGGCGGAGTACTTGCTTTCATTTTATTTGAATATCTTTTATTGCAAAGCGACACTATAGTAGATTTTATGCTTTCAATGACCGAAGGTTATAAATGGTTGCTAATGCTTGGTGGCTTTATGCTCGCTACAAATTATGCGGAAGGTATGGCATTGCGTACATCAGATAAGAACATGCAATATTTGGCTTATGGTATTTATATCTTTTTTGAAGCTTTAATTTTTGTGCCGATGATATATATAGCTGCGTTCTATATGGAATCAGGTCCGGAAATTCTTAACCAAGCAGCTATTGTGACCTTAGCCTTATTTACTGGATTATCGGCTGCAGTTTTAATGACAAAAACCGATTTTTCATTCTTAAAAACAGGATTGACCATTGGTTTCTTTATAGCCATTGGTTTAATTATAGCAGGAACTATTTTCGGTTTTAACTTAGGATTATGGTTTTCTGTAGCTATGTGCTTATTAGCAGGAGGTTCTATATTATACCAAACGTCTAATTTGGTTAAAAAATATGGTGTTGAGGATTATATTCCAGCAGCATTAGGTCTGTTTGCATCCTTAATGTTATTGTTTTGGTATATTCTTAGAATCTTTATGTCTAGGGATTAA
- the ald gene encoding alanine dehydrogenase yields the protein MKIGVPKEIKNNESRVGMTPAGVFELTKNKHVVYVQKDAGFGSGFSDLDYIDAGAIVLDTIEQVYASSDMIVKVKEPIAEEYPLIKSHHVVFTYFHFASSEPLTKAMLKSKAVCIAYETVEDKDGTLPLLTPMSEVAGRMAIQQGAKYLEKPIKGRGVLLGGVPGVPPGKVLVLGAGVVGIQAAKMAAGLGAHVTVMDINMKQLRYVNDVMPSHVVTEFSSEYNIRKRIKDHDLIVGGVLLRGAKAPKLITRDMLKDMRPGTVLVDVAVDQGGCMETTRATTHEDPTYIIDDVVHYCVANMPGAVPYTSTLALTNVTLPYVLRLASQGWEKACENDETLARGLNVVKGKIVYEEIAEAFNWSVDAM from the coding sequence ATGAAAATTGGAGTCCCAAAAGAAATCAAGAACAATGAAAGCCGCGTTGGTATGACACCTGCAGGCGTTTTCGAATTAACGAAGAATAAGCACGTAGTTTACGTTCAGAAAGACGCTGGTTTTGGCAGTGGGTTTTCGGATCTCGATTACATAGATGCTGGCGCCATAGTCTTAGACACCATAGAACAGGTCTATGCCTCTAGCGACATGATTGTAAAAGTTAAAGAACCAATTGCCGAAGAATATCCCTTAATAAAATCGCATCATGTGGTGTTTACATATTTTCACTTTGCCTCTAGCGAACCATTGACCAAAGCGATGTTAAAGAGCAAAGCGGTTTGTATTGCATATGAAACCGTTGAAGACAAAGACGGCACCTTACCTTTATTAACTCCAATGTCTGAGGTTGCCGGAAGAATGGCCATTCAACAAGGCGCAAAATACCTAGAGAAACCGATTAAAGGTCGTGGTGTTTTATTAGGAGGCGTTCCAGGTGTACCACCAGGAAAAGTATTGGTTTTAGGTGCTGGTGTAGTTGGTATTCAAGCGGCCAAAATGGCTGCTGGTTTAGGTGCTCATGTTACAGTTATGGATATTAACATGAAACAGTTGCGTTATGTAAATGATGTAATGCCAAGTCATGTGGTCACCGAATTTTCAAGCGAATACAATATCAGAAAACGCATTAAAGATCACGATTTAATTGTTGGTGGTGTTTTATTAAGAGGTGCAAAAGCACCTAAATTAATTACGCGCGATATGCTAAAAGACATGCGGCCAGGAACTGTACTCGTCGATGTTGCTGTCGATCAAGGCGGTTGTATGGAAACAACCAGAGCCACAACGCACGAAGATCCCACATATATCATTGATGATGTGGTTCATTATTGTGTGGCTAATATGCCAGGAGCTGTTCCGTACACTTCCACTTTGGCATTAACCAACGTTACCTTACCTTACGTGCTACGTTTAGCAAGCCAAGGATGGGAAAAAGCTTGTGAAAACGACGAAACTTTAGCCAGAGGATTGAACGTTGTGAAAGGGAAGATTGTATATGAAGAAATTGCTGAAGCCTTCAACTGGTCCGTTGATGCCATGTAA